In one Terriglobales bacterium genomic region, the following are encoded:
- a CDS encoding cytochrome c: MQRSRPTILMLALILALAVAVSAASKGSDTKGKYYFKQNCKTCHTKGAAGGEITPLNKKMSQWTTYFQSGKHAHGKEPLTKYMSEEQLRDVEAFLTNHAADSLQPETCGKD, from the coding sequence ATGCAACGCAGCAGGCCGACCATCCTCATGCTTGCACTCATCCTGGCTCTCGCGGTGGCCGTATCGGCCGCCAGCAAGGGCAGCGACACCAAGGGCAAGTACTACTTCAAGCAGAATTGCAAGACCTGCCACACCAAGGGAGCTGCCGGAGGCGAGATCACGCCGCTGAACAAGAAGATGTCGCAGTGGACGACGTACTTTCAATCCGGCAAGCACGCGCACGGCAAAGAGCCGCTGACCAAGTACATGTCCGAGGAGCAGCTGCGCGACGTGGAAGCATTCTTGACCAACCACGCCGCGGATTCGCTGCAGCCGGAAACCTGCGGCAAGGACTAG
- a CDS encoding molybdopterin-dependent oxidoreductase, with translation MDRRRFLTFAAGGAAGAALASSVSCVQPFLKKQPVAAAARQDIPTTCEMCVNKCSIIAVVENGKISKLNPNPESPRSRGMVCARGNAGLQQVYDPARLKKPLIRAGARGEGKWRTASWEEAFDFAAGKLAKVKEQYGPQGSMWSSTESFAETFFKSLGLAFGSPNVERHPTLCLASVNLAYSLTFGTVPSFDLANARYIIMSGANRLESFIMPDTVDLIGSTTERKARLIYLDPRFTVTASKADEWFPIKPGTDLAFVLAMLNVIIGEQRYNKEFVANYTSGFDQLAEHVKSHTPEWAEIETEIHANDIRRVAREFADAAPRAVYYAGRRSSWYREDFQFRRAQAILNAIVGNWDRQGGMVPNAKIALGELLFLPWDDPTAPRVDEMDKNFPLAAKGDGAYLKMRENVLAGVPYPVKAWMVHKQDPMNALPEQAKTVRMIEQMDFLGVIDVQMSDTAWYADVVFPESSYLERQDPIEVLPGIVPVVVYRPPVIKPLHDTKSTLEIVQGLAKRLGLSQYFDYTIDKWVDAQAKGLPLDTPLEYLKHHGVWSPPDGAKYGATLNPDHRFVTKSGKIELYSERLQEAGYDPLPVYHTPMQPPTGTFRLILGRRAYFTQANTTNNPWLNTFAPENVLWMHPRAARQAGIDDGQMVEVASSVGSLRLKARVTQEIRPDCVFTMHGYGKRSQWQRLAAGRNASDAEIIETAWDKVSGGGAFHETFVKVRKA, from the coding sequence ATGGACCGCCGACGATTCTTGACTTTCGCGGCGGGAGGGGCGGCGGGCGCGGCACTGGCGTCATCGGTGTCATGCGTCCAGCCCTTCCTGAAGAAGCAGCCGGTGGCGGCTGCGGCGCGCCAGGATATTCCCACCACGTGCGAGATGTGCGTCAACAAGTGTTCCATCATCGCGGTGGTGGAAAACGGAAAAATCAGCAAGCTCAATCCCAACCCGGAGAGCCCGCGCTCGCGCGGCATGGTCTGCGCCCGCGGCAATGCCGGGCTGCAGCAGGTCTATGATCCGGCGAGGCTGAAGAAGCCGCTCATCCGCGCCGGCGCTCGCGGCGAAGGCAAGTGGAGGACGGCGAGTTGGGAGGAAGCTTTCGATTTCGCCGCCGGCAAGCTGGCCAAGGTCAAGGAGCAGTACGGTCCCCAGGGAAGCATGTGGTCTTCGACGGAGAGCTTCGCCGAGACTTTCTTCAAGAGCCTGGGACTGGCCTTCGGTTCGCCCAACGTGGAGCGCCATCCCACGCTCTGCCTCGCCTCGGTGAACCTGGCCTACTCGCTCACCTTCGGCACGGTGCCATCTTTTGATCTCGCCAACGCTCGCTACATCATCATGTCGGGCGCGAACCGGTTGGAGTCTTTCATCATGCCGGACACGGTGGACCTGATCGGGTCCACGACGGAACGCAAGGCCCGCCTTATCTACCTTGATCCGCGTTTCACCGTCACTGCCTCGAAGGCAGACGAGTGGTTCCCCATCAAACCCGGCACCGATCTCGCTTTCGTGCTGGCCATGTTGAACGTCATCATCGGCGAGCAGCGTTACAACAAAGAGTTTGTAGCGAACTACACGTCCGGCTTCGATCAACTGGCCGAACACGTCAAATCCCACACACCGGAGTGGGCGGAAATCGAAACCGAAATTCACGCCAATGACATCCGGCGCGTGGCGCGCGAGTTTGCCGATGCCGCCCCCCGCGCTGTGTATTATGCCGGACGCCGCTCGTCGTGGTACCGCGAAGACTTCCAGTTCCGCCGGGCGCAAGCCATCCTCAATGCGATTGTGGGGAACTGGGACCGTCAGGGTGGGATGGTTCCAAACGCCAAAATCGCCCTCGGCGAGTTGCTCTTCCTCCCTTGGGACGATCCGACAGCGCCGCGCGTGGATGAAATGGATAAGAATTTTCCGTTAGCTGCCAAGGGCGATGGAGCGTATTTGAAAATGCGCGAGAACGTCCTGGCCGGTGTTCCCTACCCGGTAAAGGCGTGGATGGTGCACAAGCAAGATCCAATGAACGCGTTGCCGGAGCAGGCGAAGACCGTGCGCATGATCGAGCAGATGGACTTCCTTGGCGTCATCGACGTACAGATGAGCGACACCGCCTGGTACGCGGACGTTGTTTTTCCCGAATCCAGCTATTTGGAACGCCAGGATCCGATTGAAGTGCTGCCCGGAATCGTGCCGGTGGTTGTCTACCGGCCTCCTGTCATCAAGCCTTTGCACGACACGAAATCGACATTGGAAATCGTGCAGGGACTCGCCAAGCGGCTAGGACTGTCACAGTACTTCGATTACACCATCGACAAATGGGTGGATGCGCAAGCGAAAGGTCTGCCGCTGGACACGCCGTTGGAGTACCTGAAGCACCATGGCGTGTGGTCGCCGCCGGATGGAGCGAAATACGGCGCCACCCTGAATCCAGATCACCGCTTCGTGACCAAGTCCGGGAAGATCGAGCTTTACTCCGAGCGGTTGCAGGAGGCGGGTTACGATCCGCTGCCCGTTTATCACACGCCGATGCAACCGCCAACCGGCACCTTCCGCCTGATCCTGGGTCGACGCGCGTACTTTACCCAGGCAAACACTACCAACAACCCGTGGCTGAACACGTTCGCGCCGGAGAACGTGTTGTGGATGCATCCGCGAGCGGCGAGGCAAGCCGGGATCGACGACGGGCAGATGGTTGAGGTCGCCAGTTCCGTGGGCTCTTTGCGGTTGAAGGCCAGGGTCACACAGGAGATTCGTCCCGATTGCGTGTTCACCATGCACGGGTACGGGAAGCGATCGCAGTGGCAGCGCCTGGCCGCGGGTCGCAATGCGTCGGATGCAGAGATCATCGAAACCGCGTGGGACAAAGTGTCCGGCGGAGGCGCTTTCCACGAGACCTTTGTGAAGGTCAGAAAGGCATAG
- a CDS encoding 4Fe-4S dicluster domain-containing protein, giving the protein MAAKQRRFAIVIDGRKCINCKACNVACRAQHGVPIKHSRNWMNEETRGEFPRLLAVFEPEQCHHCEHPACVRVCPTGASYQRPDGIVAVNDSDCVGCRYCVIACPYDARFFREDRGVVEKCDLCAKRVDRGELPACVETCPGKVRTFGDINDPDSKLAQLLATRQYHFKKSEAGTGPHLYYLL; this is encoded by the coding sequence ATGGCGGCAAAGCAAAGACGCTTCGCGATCGTCATTGATGGCAGAAAATGCATCAACTGCAAAGCCTGCAACGTGGCTTGCCGCGCCCAGCACGGCGTGCCGATCAAGCACAGTCGCAACTGGATGAATGAGGAAACGCGCGGCGAGTTTCCCCGGCTGCTGGCGGTGTTTGAGCCGGAGCAGTGTCACCACTGCGAACACCCGGCTTGCGTCAGGGTGTGTCCGACCGGCGCGTCCTACCAGCGTCCCGACGGCATTGTGGCGGTCAACGATTCCGACTGTGTCGGCTGCCGCTATTGCGTGATCGCTTGCCCGTATGACGCCCGTTTCTTCCGCGAGGACCGGGGTGTGGTGGAGAAGTGCGATCTGTGCGCGAAGCGAGTTGACCGCGGCGAGCTGCCGGCATGTGTGGAGACATGTCCAGGCAAGGTGCGCACCTTCGGCGACATCAACGATCCTGACAGCAAGCTGGCGCAACTGCTGGCGACGCGTCAGTACCACTTTAAGAAATCGGAAGCGGGTACCGGCCCGCACCTTTACTACCTTTTGTGA
- the nrfD gene encoding NrfD/PsrC family molybdoenzyme membrane anchor subunit: MEWGFLIILYLFLGGLSAGLFFASAVATFFNDADDRLKRIARWGALLAPWPVALGSTVLIFDLGNWYRFYKLFLHFRWVSPMSIGAWLLMLFTLVSLVYAYAWLLEKERQWLFSKLPRPFSFLQALNVDIDTYRRTLAAIGTPLAVGVGIYTGVLLGAVQSRPFWNTNLVAQLFLFSALSTGCAVLMLAFALSRKAVAVEELRMLYVLDIGLLTLEFFIVLPYLVHGQLSVEAVRDSLHLILGGPFTVVFWVFFLWFGLLLPLGIEIGEMMPALLYKSSLHARKWLVGATAVLILSGGFLLRYVFVFAGQMSAFK; encoded by the coding sequence ATGGAGTGGGGATTTCTCATCATCTTGTACCTTTTTCTCGGCGGGCTTTCAGCGGGCCTGTTCTTCGCCTCCGCCGTCGCGACGTTCTTCAACGATGCCGACGACCGTCTCAAGCGCATTGCGCGCTGGGGCGCCTTGCTGGCGCCGTGGCCGGTGGCGCTGGGCAGTACCGTCCTGATCTTCGACTTGGGGAATTGGTACCGGTTCTACAAGCTGTTCCTGCACTTCCGCTGGGTGAGCCCGATGTCAATCGGGGCCTGGTTGCTGATGCTGTTCACGCTGGTGTCGCTGGTTTATGCCTATGCCTGGTTGCTGGAGAAAGAACGGCAGTGGCTGTTTTCGAAACTGCCGCGGCCCTTCAGCTTCCTGCAAGCGCTGAACGTTGACATTGACACCTACCGGCGCACGTTGGCGGCTATCGGGACACCTCTCGCGGTGGGAGTGGGAATCTACACCGGGGTGCTGCTGGGCGCGGTGCAGTCGCGACCCTTCTGGAACACGAATCTTGTCGCGCAGTTATTCCTGTTTTCGGCTCTTTCGACTGGTTGCGCGGTCCTGATGCTGGCATTCGCCCTCAGCAGAAAGGCGGTGGCCGTCGAGGAACTGCGCATGTTGTACGTGCTCGACATTGGATTGCTCACGCTCGAGTTTTTCATCGTGCTGCCCTATCTGGTACACGGACAGCTTTCGGTGGAGGCGGTCCGCGATTCCCTCCATCTCATCTTGGGTGGGCCGTTTACGGTCGTGTTCTGGGTGTTTTTTCTCTGGTTCGGCCTGTTGCTGCCGCTGGGGATCGAGATTGGCGAAATGATGCCGGCACTCTTGTATAAGTCCTCGCTCCACGCGCGCAAGTGGCTGGTTGGCGCCACCGCAGTGCTAATTCTCTCCGGCGGCTTTCTGCTGCGGTATGTCTTCGTGTTCGCGGGCCAAATGAGCGCATTTAAGTAA
- a CDS encoding metalloregulator ArsR/SmtB family transcription factor, with translation MHNGNHQALEDEIYDRQVGICKAFANPTRLRILDMIATRDQTGSQLQRKLGVSTANLSQHLAVLKAAGVIITRREGKHLHCSLAIPEVKQACHLIRNVLRAQLRNGQRLGV, from the coding sequence ATGCACAATGGAAATCATCAGGCATTGGAAGACGAGATTTACGACCGGCAGGTAGGTATCTGCAAGGCCTTCGCCAATCCCACCCGGTTGCGAATTTTGGACATGATCGCCACTCGCGACCAGACCGGCTCTCAGCTGCAGCGCAAGCTCGGCGTCAGTACCGCCAACCTCTCGCAACACCTTGCGGTCCTGAAAGCGGCCGGCGTGATCATCACGCGCCGCGAGGGGAAGCACCTGCACTGCTCGTTGGCTATCCCGGAAGTGAAACAAGCGTGCCACCTGATCCGCAATGTGCTGCGGGCGCAGCTGCGCAATGGACAGCGGCTTGGGGTGTAA
- a CDS encoding metalloregulator ArsR/SmtB family transcription factor, translated as MTRKNNGVKNEIFERQAAICKAFAHPTRLHLLDLLGKGECGVGSLQNRLGISKANISQHLTVLKSAGVVITRRTGKQVYAALAIREVKQACHLIHRVLRTQIRKQHRLAG; from the coding sequence ATGACACGCAAGAACAACGGAGTCAAAAACGAAATCTTCGAGCGGCAAGCCGCCATCTGCAAGGCTTTTGCCCATCCCACTCGTCTGCATTTGCTCGATCTGCTGGGCAAAGGTGAGTGCGGTGTAGGCTCGCTGCAGAACCGGCTCGGCATCAGCAAGGCCAACATCTCACAGCACCTGACCGTGTTGAAGTCGGCGGGCGTGGTGATCACCCGCCGAACCGGCAAACAGGTCTATGCCGCGCTGGCGATCCGCGAGGTCAAGCAGGCCTGCCATCTCATCCACCGAGTGCTTCGGACGCAGATCCGCAAGCAGCATCGGCTCGCCGGCTAA
- a CDS encoding sigma-70 family RNA polymerase sigma factor: MRTDLKNAIAELRKGDSDAMERALASLQQTAFAFSMKVCGHREDAEDTAQETLIRAMPELAHFDSPEALAVWLYKVARSHCLMRRRRSKFAGKQDLSLEELMPDRAELEALTASRQSGPEQQLLREESREELQRAVLKVPPDYRMVLVLHDMEELSTEEVAQVTGLRPGTVRVRLHRARIFLRNELALKGKPIVTRRKAQPSARCKRLFAMLSDYLDQEIDPSLCDSVDGHLGDCPPCKAYLASLEETVRRCRRHCTEELKTEVRARVRELIRESALAKAAR; this comes from the coding sequence ATGCGAACCGATCTCAAGAACGCGATCGCGGAACTGCGAAAAGGCGATTCCGATGCCATGGAGCGGGCGCTGGCGTCACTGCAGCAAACGGCGTTTGCCTTCAGCATGAAGGTGTGCGGCCATCGGGAAGATGCAGAAGACACGGCCCAGGAGACCCTGATCCGTGCCATGCCGGAACTCGCGCACTTCGACAGCCCGGAAGCGCTTGCGGTCTGGCTCTACAAGGTTGCGCGCAGCCACTGCCTGATGCGCCGCCGGCGCAGCAAATTCGCGGGCAAGCAAGACCTGTCGCTGGAAGAGCTCATGCCCGACCGCGCCGAACTGGAAGCATTGACCGCATCACGGCAGTCCGGCCCGGAGCAACAGCTATTGCGCGAAGAAAGCCGCGAAGAGCTGCAGCGCGCCGTGCTGAAAGTTCCGCCCGACTATCGCATGGTGCTGGTGCTGCACGACATGGAGGAACTGTCCACGGAGGAGGTGGCGCAGGTGACCGGCCTGCGTCCGGGCACGGTGCGCGTGCGCCTTCATCGCGCACGGATATTCCTGCGCAACGAACTGGCACTGAAGGGCAAGCCGATTGTTACCCGCCGGAAGGCGCAACCCTCGGCGCGTTGCAAGCGGCTGTTTGCGATGCTGTCGGATTACCTCGACCAGGAAATCGATCCCTCTCTCTGCGACAGCGTGGATGGCCATCTCGGGGATTGTCCGCCATGCAAGGCATACCTCGCCAGCCTGGAGGAAACCGTCCGCCGCTGCCGGCGCCATTGCACCGAGGAACTCAAAACTGAAGTCCGGGCGCGAGTGCGCGAACTGATTCGGGAATCCGCCCTCGCCAAGGCCGCACGCTAG
- a CDS encoding OsmC family protein, translated as MIQASVVLTHPTGNGRQFVVTTGSGHHLIVDDAVGATGPKPIELVAAALAGCTAFDVINILRKKRQNITAYEVHVEADQPADPPQVFTKVRIRHIVTGVSVDREALESAIHLSETKYCSVGAMVQKSAELKTTYEIIPANVAELVEVGVHGQ; from the coding sequence GTGATCCAAGCTTCAGTCGTGCTGACGCATCCCACGGGAAACGGGCGTCAGTTTGTGGTCACCACCGGCAGCGGACATCACCTGATCGTTGACGACGCGGTCGGCGCCACCGGCCCTAAGCCCATCGAACTGGTCGCTGCTGCCCTGGCCGGTTGCACAGCCTTTGACGTCATCAACATCCTGCGCAAGAAACGACAGAACATTACCGCCTATGAGGTGCACGTCGAGGCGGATCAGCCGGCCGACCCACCGCAGGTGTTCACGAAGGTTCGCATCCGCCACATCGTCACGGGAGTAAGTGTTGACCGTGAGGCGTTGGAGAGCGCCATACACCTATCGGAGACGAAGTACTGCTCCGTAGGCGCCATGGTGCAGAAGAGCGCCGAGTTGAAGACCACCTACGAAATTATTCCTGCCA